From the genome of Adhaeribacter pallidiroseus:
GAGAGAACCACGTCCAGCCATATTTAATTGCCCGATCATCAAGCAAGAATAAATCATGTTTTGTGTCTCTTGATTATATAGATAAATACGTACACGTAGAAACAGTCCAACTCCGCTACGACCAGATCTATGCGGCCATGATTGCTCCTGTTTTTTAAATTTTACTGATGATCGTGTTTTCTTTTGGGATCGCTGTTGCTGGTGTTGCCCATGAGCCTGAATAATATAACCCGGAAGTAAGCATATGATTCAGGTTAAATTTGGCCGTTTTATACGGCAGCCCGCAAAAATAATAAATACCCGAACAATGCATTTACTCCGCGGTTATTATGTTTCCTGGAAAACAATAGTTATTTACCCTATCCTATGTCCATAACCAAAGAAGCCGAACTAACCGGCCTGAAAATAATCAGTGAAGCTGTGGCAACTACTTTAAAAGAAATGCGCGAGTACGCCCGCCCCGGCCTGACCACCAAACAAATAGATGCTTTTGGCGGTAAAATTTTACAAAAATTTGGGGCGAAATCGGCCCCGGCGCTTACATATAATTTCCCCGGTTGGACCTGCATCAGCGTGAATCACGAAATTGCACACGGTATTCCCTCCGCTAGTCGGGTACTACAGGAAGGTGATTTAATAAACATTGATGTATCGGCGGAGCTAAACGGTTTTTGGGCCGATAATGGCGGTTCCTTTGTTTTGGGTCAGGATATAAACCAACACCAGCCCTTGGTAGAAGCTTCTAAACAAATACTGGCAAAAGCTATTAACTCCATTAAAGGCGGCATGCGGGTAGCCGAATTAGGCCGTTTAATTGAGACGGAATCTAAAAAAGCCGGCTATAAAGTAATTAAAAATTTAACGGGCCATGGTATCGGTCGTAAACTGCACGAAGAACCACACGAAATTGCGAACTACTACGACCGGTTTAACTTAACCCGTTTCCGGAAAAACGCCGTAGTGGCCATCGAAACTTTTATCTCCACCAGCTCTACCTACGCCGAAACGCAAAACGATGGCTGGACATTAATGGGCAACAAAGGTGGTTTTGTGGCGCAGCACGAACATACCATTGTTATAACCGACGATAAACCCTTGGTGCTTACCCACATGAACGGGATTTAAAATAACTAATGCCCTTAGTAGTTGTTAGTTGTTTGTGGTTAGAATTTTACATACTGTACTGTACTGTACTTAGGTTTAAGTAATTATTGACCTTTTGAGGCCGTCTTTCACAGATTTCCCCGTGATACAGCTCAAAAACAGAAGATAAAAAAGTAATTTAGCGTATGGCTCCTACCGAAACTTTAATTGAATTTTATCAACACAAAATACACGATTTACCCGCCAACTTACCGAAAGAAACCGGGCATTTTAATGTATTCCGGATGGAGGATTGTCCGGTAAATACCCCGGTAACGTACAACCGACGCGATTTTTTTAAAATTACGCTCTTGCGCGGACATTTTATTTATCATTATGCCGATAAAAGTATTGAGCTTTCGGGCGCCAATCTGCTTTTTTTTAACCCAAAAGTGCCTTACACCTGGGAAATGGTAGCGGGTACGGCAACGGGTTATTTTTGCATTTTTACGGAAGCTTTTTTCACCGAAAAAATACGCGGCAGCCTGCACGACTTACCCATGTTTGCTTTAGGCGGCAAAACGGCTTATTCTTTAACCGAAAGCCAGGACCAGGAAGTAAGCCAATTTTTCGAGAAGATGCTCGCGGAAATCAACTCCGATTATTTATTTAAATATGATTTATTACGCAACTACGTAACCGAACTTACCCACTTTGCGCTTAAAACGCAGCCTTCCGAAACGCTGTACGAACAGACTGATGCCAATGCCCGGCTCACGGCGGTGTTCCACGAGTTGCTGGAAAGGCAGTTCCCCATTGAAACCCCGGCGCAACGTTTTCGCATGCGATCGGCCAAAAACTTTGCCGACCAGTTAGCCGTGCATGTTAATCATTTAAACCGAGCCATCCGGAAAGCAACCGGTAAAACCACAACCGAGCTTATCTCCGACCGGCTGGTGAGCGAGGCCAAAGCCCTGCTCAAACACACCGACTGGAATGTTTCGGAAATCAGTTACAGCTTAGGTTTTGAAGAACCGGCGCATTTCAGCCATTTTTTTAAAAAACATACTTCCTTCCCGCCTTCTTATTTTCGGCGTGTTTGAATTTTGTAAGCTTTGGTTTGAAAGGCGCAAACACTAGCGCCAAAGAGGCCCGTATCTTTGTTCTGTACAAAAATTAAACGCCTTATGAATAAGCAAGAGAACAAAGTATGGTTTATTACGGGAGCTTCGCAAGGGATAGGATTATCGTTAACCCGCCAACTCCTGCAGCAAGGGCAAATGGTAGCGGCCACGTCCCGGAATGTGACCCAGTTGCAACAAGCCGTTGGTACCTACCCGCAATTTCTACCTTTAGCCCTAGATATAACCGACGAAACCAGCGTGGCGCAGGCCATTACTCAAATCCTGGAGAAATTTGGCCGGATAGACTGCGTGGTAAATAATGCCGGTTACGGCTTAATCGGTAGCCTGGAAGAACTTACCGACCAGGAAGCACGGCAAAATTTCGACGTAAATGTGTTTGGTTCTTTAAACATTATCCGGGCTGCCTTGCCGCACTTACGCCAGCAAGCCTCGGGGCATATTTTTAATATTTCGTCGATTGGCGGTATGTCCGGCGATTTTCCGGGGTTTGGCGTTTACTGCGCTACCAAGTTTGCCGTGGTTGGTTTCACCGAATCGCTGGCCATGGAGGTAAAAGATTTTAACATAAAAGTTACCGCCGTAATGCCGGGTTATATCCGGACTAACTTTTTAACGGCCGGTTCGGTAGTAACCGCCAAAAACCAATTAGCCGAATACCAGAGTACCCGCGAGTCGCAAGCTTTGCACCAGGAACAAATTAACGGCAACCAGCCCGGCGACC
Proteins encoded in this window:
- the map gene encoding type I methionyl aminopeptidase, which translates into the protein MSITKEAELTGLKIISEAVATTLKEMREYARPGLTTKQIDAFGGKILQKFGAKSAPALTYNFPGWTCISVNHEIAHGIPSASRVLQEGDLINIDVSAELNGFWADNGGSFVLGQDINQHQPLVEASKQILAKAINSIKGGMRVAELGRLIETESKKAGYKVIKNLTGHGIGRKLHEEPHEIANYYDRFNLTRFRKNAVVAIETFISTSSTYAETQNDGWTLMGNKGGFVAQHEHTIVITDDKPLVLTHMNGI
- a CDS encoding helix-turn-helix domain-containing protein, encoding MAPTETLIEFYQHKIHDLPANLPKETGHFNVFRMEDCPVNTPVTYNRRDFFKITLLRGHFIYHYADKSIELSGANLLFFNPKVPYTWEMVAGTATGYFCIFTEAFFTEKIRGSLHDLPMFALGGKTAYSLTESQDQEVSQFFEKMLAEINSDYLFKYDLLRNYVTELTHFALKTQPSETLYEQTDANARLTAVFHELLERQFPIETPAQRFRMRSAKNFADQLAVHVNHLNRAIRKATGKTTTELISDRLVSEAKALLKHTDWNVSEISYSLGFEEPAHFSHFFKKHTSFPPSYFRRV
- a CDS encoding oxidoreductase — protein: MNKQENKVWFITGASQGIGLSLTRQLLQQGQMVAATSRNVTQLQQAVGTYPQFLPLALDITDETSVAQAITQILEKFGRIDCVVNNAGYGLIGSLEELTDQEARQNFDVNVFGSLNIIRAALPHLRQQASGHIFNISSIGGMSGDFPGFGVYCATKFAVVGFTESLAMEVKDFNIKVTAVMPGYIRTNFLTAGSVVTAKNQLAEYQSTRESQALHQEQINGNQPGDPEKAVAAIIQAAQEENPPLHLLLGSDALQLATDKLNALQTEFAQWATVSQSVDFAVEA